A genomic window from Astatotilapia calliptera chromosome 12, fAstCal1.2, whole genome shotgun sequence includes:
- the homer1b gene encoding homer protein homolog 1b isoform X2 yields MSATTMGEQPIYSTRAHVFQIDPNTKKNWLPTSKHAVTVSYFYDSTRNVYRIISLDGTKAIINSTISPNMTFTKTSQKFGQWADSRANTVYGLGFSTEHHLSKFAEKFAEYKEAARLAKEKSQEKMDMATSPSQESPAGELSSPLTPVTPPMENINGTDEICDTTPNSDARPEPAQNALAFAHSPAMTKHWEAELEALKGNNAKLTAALLESTANVKQWKQQLAAYQEEAERLHKRVTELECQSNQTPVIKSQKTELNQTIEELETALRDKEEEMEKLKEELENMNDLMEQKDTLTQKLEETELRSRVLEEQLAGAEQRLEENQEEQENFRKSLRTLLELLDGKIFELTELRDTLARLIEEAS; encoded by the exons ATGTCAGCCACAACAATGGG GGAGCAGCCCATCTACAGCACGCGGGCTCACGTCTTCCAGATCGATCCCAACACTAAGAAGAACTGGCTGCCCACCAGCAAGCATGCCGTCACGGTTTCCTACTTCTACGACAGCACGCGCAACGTCTACCGCATCATCAGCCTGGACGGCACCAAG gcAATAATCAACAGCACCATCAGCCCCAACATGACGTTCACAAAGACCTCACAGAAATTTGGGCAGTGGGCGGACAGCCGAGCTAACACTGTCTATGGACTGGGATTCTCCACTGAGCATCATCTATCCAAG TTTGCAGAGAAGTTTGCAGAATATAAAGAAGCAGCAAGACTCGCTAAGGAGAAGAGTCAAGAAAAGATGGACATGGCCACATCTCCTTCTCAG GAGTCTCCGGCAGGCGAGCTCTCATCACCTTTGACCCCGGTGACTCCGCCCATGGAAAACATCAACGGCACAGATGAAATCTGTGACACGACTCCCAACTCAGACGCCCGTCCCGAGCCGGCGCAGAACGCTCTGGCCTTTGCACACAG CCCGGCCATGACAAAACACTGGGAAGCTGAGCTGGAGGCACTAAAGGGGAACAATGCCAAGCTAACGGCAGCTCTGCTGGAGTCCACTGCCAACGTCAAACAGTGGAAACAGCAACTGGCCGCCTACCAGGAAGAGGCAGAGAGACTACACAAGCGG GTGACTGAACTTGAATGCCAGAGCAACCAAACCCCAGTGATTAAATCCCAGAAGACTGAGCTCAACCAAACCATAGAAGAACTAGAGACTGCACTAAGGGATAAAGAagag GAAATGGAAAAGTTGAAAGAAGAACTGGAAAACATGAATGACCTGATGGAGCAGAAAGACACACTCACCCAGAAACTCGAG GAGACGGAGCTGCGCAGCCGCGTGCTCGAGGAGCAGCTGGCGGGTGCCGAGCAGAGGCTGGAAGAGAAccaggaggagcaggagaacTTTAGGAAGAGCCTGCGGACGCTGCTGGAGCTGCTGGACGGCAAGATCTTTGAGCTGACGGAGCTCAGAGACACCTTGGCTCGGCTCATAGAGGAGGCCAGCTAG
- the homer1b gene encoding homer protein homolog 1b isoform X3 has translation MEDGELVVHLPRRSDSPVGNRGFVAGGGFGETLVLRHKEVHHFFFVPFREQPIYSTRAHVFQIDPNTKKNWLPTSKHAVTVSYFYDSTRNVYRIISLDGTKAIINSTISPNMTFTKTSQKFGQWADSRANTVYGLGFSTEHHLSKFAEKFAEYKEAARLAKEKSQEKMDMATSPSQESPAGELSSPLTPVTPPMENINGTDEICDTTPNSDARPEPAQNALAFAHREQFKTCRVCSF, from the exons ATGGAGGATGGCGAGCTGGTTGTTCATTTACCCAGGCGATCTGACTCCCCTGTGGGCAACAGGGGTTTCGTTGCCGGCGGCGGGTTTGGTGAGACGTTGGTGTTGCGGCACAAAGAGGTTCACCACTTCTTCTTCGTTCCCTTCAGGGAGCAGCCCATCTACAGCACGCGGGCTCACGTCTTCCAGATCGATCCCAACACTAAGAAGAACTGGCTGCCCACCAGCAAGCATGCCGTCACGGTTTCCTACTTCTACGACAGCACGCGCAACGTCTACCGCATCATCAGCCTGGACGGCACCAAG gcAATAATCAACAGCACCATCAGCCCCAACATGACGTTCACAAAGACCTCACAGAAATTTGGGCAGTGGGCGGACAGCCGAGCTAACACTGTCTATGGACTGGGATTCTCCACTGAGCATCATCTATCCAAG TTTGCAGAGAAGTTTGCAGAATATAAAGAAGCAGCAAGACTCGCTAAGGAGAAGAGTCAAGAAAAGATGGACATGGCCACATCTCCTTCTCAG GAGTCTCCGGCAGGCGAGCTCTCATCACCTTTGACCCCGGTGACTCCGCCCATGGAAAACATCAACGGCACAGATGAAATCTGTGACACGACTCCCAACTCAGACGCCCGTCCCGAGCCGGCGCAGAACGCTCTGGCCTTTGCACACAG GGAGCAGTTTAAGACTTGTCGGGTCTGCTCTTTCTGA
- the homer1b gene encoding homer protein homolog 1b isoform X1 produces the protein MEDGELVVHLPRRSDSPVGNRGFVAGGGFGETLVLRHKEVHHFFFVPFREQPIYSTRAHVFQIDPNTKKNWLPTSKHAVTVSYFYDSTRNVYRIISLDGTKAIINSTISPNMTFTKTSQKFGQWADSRANTVYGLGFSTEHHLSKFAEKFAEYKEAARLAKEKSQEKMDMATSPSQESPAGELSSPLTPVTPPMENINGTDEICDTTPNSDARPEPAQNALAFAHSPAMTKHWEAELEALKGNNAKLTAALLESTANVKQWKQQLAAYQEEAERLHKRVTELECQSNQTPVIKSQKTELNQTIEELETALRDKEEEMEKLKEELENMNDLMEQKDTLTQKLEETELRSRVLEEQLAGAEQRLEENQEEQENFRKSLRTLLELLDGKIFELTELRDTLARLIEEAS, from the exons ATGGAGGATGGCGAGCTGGTTGTTCATTTACCCAGGCGATCTGACTCCCCTGTGGGCAACAGGGGTTTCGTTGCCGGCGGCGGGTTTGGTGAGACGTTGGTGTTGCGGCACAAAGAGGTTCACCACTTCTTCTTCGTTCCCTTCAGGGAGCAGCCCATCTACAGCACGCGGGCTCACGTCTTCCAGATCGATCCCAACACTAAGAAGAACTGGCTGCCCACCAGCAAGCATGCCGTCACGGTTTCCTACTTCTACGACAGCACGCGCAACGTCTACCGCATCATCAGCCTGGACGGCACCAAG gcAATAATCAACAGCACCATCAGCCCCAACATGACGTTCACAAAGACCTCACAGAAATTTGGGCAGTGGGCGGACAGCCGAGCTAACACTGTCTATGGACTGGGATTCTCCACTGAGCATCATCTATCCAAG TTTGCAGAGAAGTTTGCAGAATATAAAGAAGCAGCAAGACTCGCTAAGGAGAAGAGTCAAGAAAAGATGGACATGGCCACATCTCCTTCTCAG GAGTCTCCGGCAGGCGAGCTCTCATCACCTTTGACCCCGGTGACTCCGCCCATGGAAAACATCAACGGCACAGATGAAATCTGTGACACGACTCCCAACTCAGACGCCCGTCCCGAGCCGGCGCAGAACGCTCTGGCCTTTGCACACAG CCCGGCCATGACAAAACACTGGGAAGCTGAGCTGGAGGCACTAAAGGGGAACAATGCCAAGCTAACGGCAGCTCTGCTGGAGTCCACTGCCAACGTCAAACAGTGGAAACAGCAACTGGCCGCCTACCAGGAAGAGGCAGAGAGACTACACAAGCGG GTGACTGAACTTGAATGCCAGAGCAACCAAACCCCAGTGATTAAATCCCAGAAGACTGAGCTCAACCAAACCATAGAAGAACTAGAGACTGCACTAAGGGATAAAGAagag GAAATGGAAAAGTTGAAAGAAGAACTGGAAAACATGAATGACCTGATGGAGCAGAAAGACACACTCACCCAGAAACTCGAG GAGACGGAGCTGCGCAGCCGCGTGCTCGAGGAGCAGCTGGCGGGTGCCGAGCAGAGGCTGGAAGAGAAccaggaggagcaggagaacTTTAGGAAGAGCCTGCGGACGCTGCTGGAGCTGCTGGACGGCAAGATCTTTGAGCTGACGGAGCTCAGAGACACCTTGGCTCGGCTCATAGAGGAGGCCAGCTAG